In Levilactobacillus brevis, a single genomic region encodes these proteins:
- a CDS encoding GTP pyrophosphokinase family protein has protein sequence MANENLPTQFAEDPTSLAAVEQFRRLMLDYNSAVKVVRTKIEYLDQEYKILHGHTLVDSLQSRIKSPESILEKVQRKHFKFDLKTLPDEMHDIAGIRVIVRFEDDILAMESRLEKQPDIQILRRKDYITHPKPNGYRSLHLILSVPVYLDAGVEPVKVEVQIRTIAMNFWASLEHELSYKKNVQHQAELRQELISKAKLVHQLDQDMNAIKNQIRAEDAQGL, from the coding sequence ATGGCTAACGAGAATTTACCAACGCAATTTGCGGAGGACCCGACGTCGTTGGCGGCGGTCGAGCAGTTTCGGCGGTTAATGTTGGACTACAACAGTGCGGTCAAAGTGGTTCGGACCAAGATTGAATACTTAGATCAGGAATACAAAATTCTGCATGGCCATACTTTAGTGGACAGCCTTCAGTCGCGAATTAAGTCACCGGAGAGTATCCTCGAGAAAGTACAACGAAAGCATTTTAAGTTTGATCTCAAGACCCTACCGGATGAAATGCACGACATCGCCGGTATTCGCGTCATTGTCCGGTTTGAGGACGATATTCTCGCGATGGAGAGTCGTCTGGAAAAACAGCCGGACATTCAGATTTTACGGCGCAAGGACTACATCACGCATCCCAAACCCAACGGCTATCGGAGCCTACACTTGATTCTCTCGGTGCCCGTGTACCTGGATGCGGGGGTGGAGCCGGTGAAGGTGGAAGTTCAGATTCGCACGATTGCGATGAACTTCTGGGCCTCACTGGAACACGAACTGAGCTACAAGAAGAATGTGCAGCACCAAGCGGAGTTGCGACAAGAGTTAATTTCTAAGGCCAAGCTGGTTCATCAGTTGGATCAGGATATGAACGCCATCAAGAATCAGATTCGAGCGGAAGACGCGCAGGGCCTGTGA
- a CDS encoding multidrug efflux MFS transporter, whose product MGTRKPEQWRRNLAVLWLGTFIAGMGFSEVMPFLSLYVDDLGTFTKGQLTMYSGVTYAVTFLVIALVSPLWGKLADTKGRKIMLLRSSFGMAIVIGLMGFVSNVWQLIGLRFLQGFFAGYIPNATALIAAETPREKSGNALGILTTGYVSGNLIGPVLGGILAEVFSIRWTFILTGIFLIIVFFLSATMVHEHFTPITRDQQEQSGSWLRRVKRPKLILVLLVSTMIIQMGNNSITPIISLYVKQLMHNVGPITLVAGIIAALPGISTLLAAPKLGEYGDRRGTSRVLVFGYVFAVLMYFPQGFVTSVWLLGILRFMIGVSDGALFPAVQTLLTKNSPQELTGTVFSWNQSFQALGSMLGSLLGGLVANVFNYNGVFMFTAITLLLNFILLWWVVPEIRQFRRQKV is encoded by the coding sequence GTGGGCACACGAAAACCTGAACAATGGCGGCGAAATTTAGCCGTATTGTGGTTAGGAACATTTATTGCAGGGATGGGTTTCAGCGAAGTCATGCCCTTCTTGTCCCTGTACGTGGACGATCTAGGAACGTTTACCAAGGGCCAATTGACCATGTATAGTGGGGTCACCTACGCCGTGACCTTTTTGGTGATCGCCTTGGTCTCCCCACTGTGGGGTAAATTGGCCGATACCAAGGGCCGTAAGATTATGCTGCTACGGTCCTCGTTTGGGATGGCCATCGTGATTGGTCTGATGGGGTTCGTTAGTAATGTATGGCAACTAATTGGTCTGCGTTTCCTGCAGGGCTTCTTTGCGGGGTATATCCCCAATGCGACCGCGTTGATTGCCGCGGAGACGCCCCGTGAGAAGAGTGGTAACGCACTGGGGATTCTGACGACCGGCTACGTGAGCGGTAACCTGATTGGCCCCGTACTGGGGGGGATCTTGGCGGAAGTCTTTTCTATTCGATGGACCTTTATTCTGACCGGGATCTTCTTGATTATCGTGTTCTTCCTCAGTGCCACGATGGTTCACGAGCATTTCACACCAATTACGCGCGACCAGCAAGAACAGTCCGGTAGTTGGTTACGGCGGGTCAAACGGCCTAAGCTGATTCTGGTGCTGTTGGTCTCAACCATGATTATTCAGATGGGAAATAATTCAATTACGCCCATTATCAGTCTGTATGTTAAACAATTAATGCACAATGTGGGCCCCATTACGTTAGTGGCCGGCATTATCGCTGCACTGCCGGGGATCTCTACGTTGCTGGCGGCCCCTAAACTGGGAGAGTACGGCGATCGTCGCGGGACCAGCCGCGTCTTAGTCTTTGGCTACGTGTTCGCTGTTTTGATGTACTTTCCCCAGGGATTTGTCACCAGCGTTTGGCTATTAGGGATTTTGCGGTTTATGATTGGGGTCTCCGATGGGGCCTTGTTCCCAGCGGTGCAGACCCTCTTAACCAAGAATTCGCCCCAGGAACTTACCGGGACCGTCTTCAGTTGGAACCAGTCTTTTCAAGCGCTGGGCAGTATGCTGGGGTCATTACTCGGCGGTCTGGTGGCGAATGTCTTCAACTATAATGGCGTCTTTATGTTTACAGCCATTACGTTACTGCTGAACTTCATCCTCTTGTGGTGGGTGGTTCCCGAGATTCGGCAGTTTCGCCGGCAAAAAGTGTAA
- a CDS encoding glucose 1-dehydrogenase: MAHRLDGKVAIVTGGTLGIGLAVADKFVEEGAKVMITGRHSDVGEKAAKSIGGPDTIQFFQHDATDEEGWTKLFDATEKAFGPVTTIVNNAGMAVNKSVENTTTEEWKKQLAVNLDGVFYGTRLGIQRMKNKNLGASIINISSIEGLVGDPNLGAYNASKGAVRIMSKSAAVDCALKDYDVRVNTVHPGYIKTPLVDDLPGAEAAMSERTKTPMGHIGEPNDIAWICVYLGSNESKFATGAEFVVDGGYTAQ; this comes from the coding sequence ATGGCACATCGTTTAGATGGAAAAGTTGCAATCGTTACTGGTGGTACTCTCGGAATCGGGTTGGCCGTTGCTGACAAGTTCGTTGAAGAAGGCGCCAAAGTTATGATCACTGGACGTCACAGTGACGTTGGTGAAAAGGCTGCTAAGAGCATTGGTGGTCCAGATACTATCCAATTCTTCCAACACGATGCTACTGATGAAGAAGGCTGGACGAAGTTGTTCGATGCAACTGAAAAAGCCTTTGGCCCCGTTACCACGATCGTTAACAACGCTGGTATGGCCGTTAACAAGAGTGTTGAAAACACCACGACTGAAGAATGGAAGAAGCAATTAGCCGTTAACTTGGATGGTGTCTTCTACGGTACTCGTCTGGGAATTCAACGGATGAAGAACAAGAACCTCGGCGCATCCATCATCAACATTTCCTCCATCGAAGGTCTCGTTGGGGACCCTAACTTGGGCGCTTACAACGCTTCTAAGGGTGCCGTTCGGATCATGTCCAAGTCAGCCGCTGTTGACTGTGCTTTGAAGGACTACGATGTGCGGGTTAACACTGTCCACCCAGGTTACATCAAGACGCCATTAGTTGACGATCTTCCTGGTGCCGAAGCTGCTATGTCAGAACGGACCAAGACGCCAATGGGCCACATTGGTGAACCTAACGATATCGCCTGGATCTGTGTCTACTTAGGTTCTAATGAATCCAAGTTCGCTACTGGTGCAGAATTCGTTGTTGACGGTGGTTACACCGCACAATAA
- a CDS encoding cation:proton antiporter, producing MELLRNLTLILLATTIVGHYSTRIGIPAVIGQLLVGVVIGPAMLGWVSLTHVLESYAELGVIVLMFIAGLESDLKLLKRYLKPSVLVALMGVLIPVIGTYLVGMVYHLGTVESLFISVIFAATSVSISVEVLKEMNALNSREGTTILGAAVVDDVLAVVILSVLVSTTGTAVGDSAAASSSLVLTTIEQVIYFAAIYFVVRWVAPYMAKIGDRLLILMGPTLMAIILCFGMAYVAEFVGLSDVVGAFFAGIAISQTSAKSTVDRHIEPIGYALFIPVFFVSIGLNMDFNGLGKQLGFIAVLTIVAVLTKLIGAGGGAKMAGFSLASSTAVGAGMVSRGEMALIIAQIGYTAKLMSPVRYSAIVAAIIIATLVAPFLLRVTMDHAHKGEVDRSKVRPAE from the coding sequence GTGGAACTTTTAAGAAATCTAACGTTAATTTTATTGGCAACGACCATTGTGGGGCATTACAGCACGCGTATTGGAATTCCTGCCGTAATCGGCCAACTGCTGGTCGGCGTGGTGATTGGACCGGCAATGTTGGGATGGGTCAGCCTGACCCACGTCCTGGAAAGCTATGCCGAGCTGGGCGTCATCGTGTTGATGTTTATCGCCGGACTTGAGAGTGACTTAAAACTCTTGAAGCGCTACCTGAAGCCGAGCGTACTGGTAGCCTTGATGGGGGTCTTGATCCCAGTCATTGGGACGTACTTGGTGGGGATGGTCTACCACCTGGGAACGGTCGAGAGTCTCTTCATCAGCGTAATCTTCGCGGCTACCTCCGTATCGATCTCGGTCGAAGTCTTGAAGGAAATGAACGCATTGAACAGTCGCGAGGGTACCACTATTTTAGGCGCCGCCGTGGTCGATGACGTGTTGGCCGTGGTGATTCTGAGTGTCCTGGTCTCCACGACGGGAACGGCCGTGGGCGACAGTGCGGCGGCTTCCAGTAGCCTAGTGTTGACCACGATTGAACAGGTGATCTACTTTGCGGCCATCTACTTCGTGGTCCGGTGGGTGGCGCCGTACATGGCTAAGATTGGCGATCGCCTGTTGATTCTTATGGGGCCAACGCTGATGGCGATTATCCTCTGCTTCGGAATGGCCTACGTGGCCGAATTCGTCGGCTTAAGCGACGTGGTGGGGGCCTTCTTCGCCGGCATCGCCATCTCCCAGACGAGTGCCAAGTCCACGGTGGACCGGCACATCGAACCGATTGGCTACGCGCTGTTCATCCCGGTCTTCTTCGTCAGCATCGGCTTGAACATGGACTTCAATGGCCTGGGCAAGCAACTCGGGTTCATCGCCGTCTTGACGATTGTTGCGGTACTGACCAAGTTGATTGGTGCCGGTGGCGGGGCCAAAATGGCGGGCTTCTCCCTGGCGAGTTCAACGGCCGTGGGTGCCGGGATGGTATCCCGGGGTGAAATGGCTCTAATCATCGCCCAGATTGGCTACACGGCCAAGCTGATGTCCCCGGTCCGGTACTCGGCGATTGTCGCGGCGATCATCATCGCTACGCTAGTCGCGCCGTTCTTATTACGGGTGACCATGGATCACGCGCACAAGGGCGAGGTCGATCGCTCGAAGGTTCGGCCAGCGGAATAG
- a CDS encoding DUF1634 domain-containing protein translates to MPEKTNATATEMAQVETIIGRILQVGVIFSAIVMGIGLVIFLATGDSGYAGNTVPLTMGAILLGTWQLKAYAIMMLGTYCLILTPVLRVVVSIYAFYKERDHLYVAITTLVLIILMIALLIGVTGK, encoded by the coding sequence ATGCCAGAAAAGACGAATGCAACGGCCACGGAAATGGCCCAAGTTGAAACGATTATCGGTCGGATTCTGCAGGTCGGGGTAATCTTCTCGGCCATCGTCATGGGGATTGGTTTGGTTATCTTCTTGGCCACGGGGGACTCCGGGTATGCCGGCAATACGGTTCCGCTGACCATGGGGGCCATTCTCCTGGGTACCTGGCAGCTGAAAGCCTATGCCATCATGATGTTGGGGACGTACTGCTTGATTTTGACCCCCGTGCTACGGGTAGTGGTCTCCATCTACGCCTTTTACAAGGAACGTGACCACCTATACGTGGCGATTACCACGTTGGTTCTGATTATCTTGATGATTGCGTTGTTAATTGGGGTTACAGGAAAATAA
- a CDS encoding response regulator transcription factor → MSTTAKVLVVEDERELSADIVELIKPICETTTAFDGEQGEFLASQGVFDAIILDLMLPGESGLDLLLHIRNKDIKTPVLILTAKDTIADKLRGFNDGADDYVTKPFHREELLARMKALLKRTGHLNSSDVISLGQLEINTSKHLATFKGQPLTLKGREFDLLAYLVANPGTIITKEQIFNRLWGFDSETSLSVVEVYMSNLRKELKNAGSDLSLRTIRNAGYIVEAPDEQ, encoded by the coding sequence TTGAGTACGACCGCTAAAGTATTAGTTGTAGAAGATGAACGAGAATTGTCTGCGGACATTGTTGAATTAATTAAACCGATCTGTGAAACCACCACCGCCTTTGATGGCGAGCAGGGGGAGTTTCTGGCTAGCCAGGGGGTCTTCGATGCAATTATCTTAGACCTGATGTTACCCGGTGAGAGTGGGCTGGATCTGCTCTTGCACATCCGCAACAAAGATATTAAGACGCCCGTCCTGATCTTAACGGCCAAGGACACGATTGCCGATAAGTTGCGGGGCTTCAATGACGGTGCCGATGATTATGTCACCAAGCCCTTCCACCGGGAAGAATTGTTGGCAAGAATGAAAGCACTGTTGAAGCGGACTGGTCATTTGAACAGCAGTGATGTAATTAGCCTCGGCCAGCTGGAAATCAACACCAGCAAGCATTTGGCCACCTTTAAAGGACAACCCTTGACGCTGAAGGGCCGAGAATTCGATTTGTTGGCGTATTTGGTCGCCAATCCTGGCACCATCATTACGAAAGAACAGATTTTCAACCGGCTGTGGGGCTTTGATTCCGAGACGAGTCTGTCCGTGGTCGAAGTCTACATGAGTAACTTGCGAAAGGAGCTCAAGAATGCCGGCAGTGACCTGTCGTTACGGACGATTCGTAACGCAGGCTACATTGTGGAGGCCCCTGATGAGCAATAA
- a CDS encoding YfhO family protein — protein sequence MEQHHNALAKLRVSRWVYLGAFLIPLVIMCVVFWQLKVTPFGKHSLLFSDTGAQYIPILEYLRSTVTHGQFHLFSFALGTGSSMVPLLTYYVISPFNLLIFLFPAAQLPTAVAWIMILKISTIGLTMAVFLRHAFLRSGWSLLLFSTAFSLCGFVAMYFYDIMWLDALIWLPLVALGLHRIVSTHHFGLYTLSLTITIFSNYYLGYMTCLFSVMYFIYLIVEHQPVPTPFKETWRMHWPAIRQFIIGSLLAGLMSMIVLIPTALGMMLTGKSNFFVENYLPTPLFGPEVLAQFGVGTGNFNAHLYHAPSLFMGTLMFLLLIVYFVSPKIKAVEKTRTMWLLIAMGLSLFVTLFNTIWHMFQQPAGFPFRNVYFFTFLALITAYRAWQTHPDQTMNDPQKFLALLWGAGLLTIGFASAQFVPQLWSRFMPSYNNTLYANSQPNFHLLWLALGLLLLNTMLVFITEWRPIRIGLMVLIISGELGSNLYLASQGMDFGSETKFEKYFKKDSALLDKINASSTKFNLHRVDYLHSTIGNAYSGPYNHYNDPLMLDYAGLSSYSSTLDEQSRVFQHDLGYFSPNVRRISAQGYTHLTDTLFSVKYRLNANNRQPISKLDSYAGLGFAVPTKLADVQLRDQTALFNQQMILEALGAKPDTLARATVLDVTSHKASATEGNRVAAKRNAHTGPRYVQTFKLRVNATGLLHGYSPTTNVIYSSLLVNGKKAKPMINADGTRYVFKLGQHTKGEVLTVSYVTTQPQVGYSNEFVSLDQAKYVSLAQSLKQQRFKLNRKSGVTWLSGNVTGSAQRRLLYVSIPDTPGWQATVNGKPVKIRSAMHAQSIIPVVKNYRGMIGVPIHVGKNHVVLTYTTPGLKIGALLSALGAAIFAFLVITGEWRRSIRRKRREA from the coding sequence ATGGAACAACATCACAACGCCTTAGCGAAATTAAGGGTAAGTCGCTGGGTGTATTTGGGGGCATTTTTAATTCCGCTGGTCATCATGTGCGTGGTCTTTTGGCAACTGAAGGTCACGCCCTTTGGCAAGCATAGTCTGTTGTTTAGCGACACGGGCGCACAGTATATTCCAATCCTAGAGTATCTGCGCTCGACCGTGACGCACGGACAGTTCCATCTGTTTTCATTCGCATTGGGGACGGGCAGTAGTATGGTGCCATTACTGACCTACTATGTCATCAGCCCGTTTAATCTCTTGATTTTTCTGTTTCCAGCCGCGCAGTTACCGACTGCCGTAGCGTGGATTATGATTTTAAAAATTAGCACGATTGGCCTGACCATGGCGGTCTTCTTACGCCACGCGTTTCTGCGCAGTGGCTGGTCACTCCTGTTATTTTCAACGGCCTTTAGCCTGTGCGGCTTCGTGGCCATGTACTTCTACGACATCATGTGGCTTGACGCCTTAATTTGGCTGCCGCTGGTGGCGCTAGGCCTACACCGTATTGTTAGTACCCATCATTTCGGGCTGTATACACTGAGTTTGACCATCACCATCTTTTCCAACTATTACCTGGGCTACATGACCTGCCTGTTCTCGGTCATGTACTTCATCTACCTGATTGTGGAGCATCAGCCGGTCCCGACGCCGTTCAAGGAAACGTGGCGCATGCACTGGCCCGCCATTCGGCAATTCATCATTGGGTCCTTGCTAGCCGGTCTCATGTCGATGATCGTGTTGATTCCGACGGCCCTGGGCATGATGCTAACCGGGAAGAGTAATTTCTTTGTTGAAAATTACCTGCCGACCCCCCTGTTCGGACCGGAAGTCCTCGCGCAATTCGGCGTGGGCACGGGGAATTTCAACGCACATCTATACCACGCGCCCAGTCTGTTCATGGGAACACTCATGTTCTTACTGCTAATTGTCTACTTCGTATCACCGAAGATTAAGGCGGTCGAGAAGACCCGGACGATGTGGCTGCTGATTGCGATGGGCCTGAGCCTGTTTGTCACGTTGTTCAACACCATCTGGCACATGTTCCAGCAACCCGCGGGCTTCCCGTTCCGCAACGTCTACTTCTTCACCTTTCTCGCACTCATCACGGCCTACCGGGCTTGGCAAACGCATCCCGACCAGACCATGAATGATCCACAGAAGTTCTTAGCCTTGCTCTGGGGGGCCGGCTTATTAACGATTGGCTTCGCCTCGGCGCAGTTCGTCCCTCAGCTCTGGTCACGGTTCATGCCGAGCTACAACAACACACTCTACGCCAACAGCCAACCGAATTTCCACTTGCTCTGGTTAGCACTGGGCCTGCTCTTATTGAATACCATGCTGGTCTTCATCACCGAGTGGCGGCCGATTCGGATTGGCCTGATGGTTCTGATTATTTCCGGTGAGTTGGGCAGCAACCTTTACCTGGCATCGCAGGGGATGGACTTCGGGTCCGAGACCAAGTTTGAGAAATACTTCAAGAAGGATTCGGCTCTACTGGACAAGATCAACGCCTCATCGACCAAGTTCAACCTGCACCGGGTCGACTACTTGCACTCGACCATCGGTAACGCCTACTCGGGACCGTACAACCACTACAACGATCCGCTGATGCTGGACTACGCCGGGCTCAGCTCCTACTCGTCCACCCTGGATGAGCAATCCCGCGTCTTCCAGCACGATCTGGGCTACTTCAGTCCAAACGTACGACGGATCAGCGCACAGGGGTATACGCACCTGACGGACACGCTGTTTAGCGTCAAATACCGGTTAAATGCCAACAATCGCCAACCGATCTCCAAGCTGGATTCCTACGCCGGATTAGGGTTCGCTGTACCGACGAAGCTAGCCGACGTACAGTTACGCGACCAGACGGCGTTGTTCAATCAGCAAATGATTCTGGAGGCCCTAGGCGCCAAGCCAGACACGTTGGCCCGAGCCACGGTGCTGGACGTGACGTCCCACAAGGCTTCGGCCACCGAGGGGAATCGCGTCGCCGCCAAGCGCAACGCCCACACAGGGCCACGCTACGTTCAAACCTTTAAGCTACGGGTTAACGCGACCGGCCTGTTGCACGGGTATTCGCCCACGACTAACGTCATCTACTCAAGCCTGCTGGTAAACGGTAAGAAGGCTAAGCCGATGATTAACGCCGATGGCACCCGCTACGTCTTCAAACTGGGGCAACACACCAAGGGCGAGGTACTCACGGTCAGCTACGTCACGACGCAGCCGCAAGTCGGTTACAGTAACGAATTCGTGTCGTTGGACCAGGCAAAATACGTCAGTCTGGCGCAGAGCCTGAAACAACAGCGTTTCAAGCTCAACCGCAAGAGTGGTGTCACCTGGTTATCCGGGAACGTCACGGGAAGTGCGCAACGGCGTCTACTCTACGTCTCGATTCCCGATACACCGGGCTGGCAGGCCACGGTCAACGGCAAACCGGTCAAGATTCGCTCGGCCATGCACGCCCAGTCAATCATCCCCGTGGTGAAGAATTACCGTGGCATGATTGGCGTCCCAATTCACGTAGGTAAGAACCACGTGGTCCTAACCTACACGACACCGGGGCTGAAAATCGGTGCACTACTGAGTGCTCTGGGCGCTGCCATCTTCGCCTTCCTGGTGATTACTGGGGAATGGCGTCGGAGCATCCGGCGTAAGCGTCGGGAAGCATAA
- a CDS encoding LysR family transcriptional regulator: MNFRQLEYFLAVADAGQITAAARQLHMAQPPLSYQIKQLENDLGVELLHRSANGVTLTPAGQLLRDYARQLLDLRERADSQVRSLGQGLAGTLSVGLISSSIGATPNAKLRTLTRHYPKVQLRLFEDNTYGLIERLNKHLIDVAIVRTPFSAPGLASKELVTENMVAVVPQKYDHFAGATLQVADLADVPLIIYRRFEQVFQTTFAEQKMQPFIACTCDDARTAVQWADARMGVAVVPQTVAEEISGATTAIRPIRYRPWRTTLKLVWPAEIKPSPLLQRFIDSY, translated from the coding sequence ATGAATTTTCGGCAACTGGAATACTTCTTAGCAGTGGCGGATGCCGGCCAGATTACCGCGGCCGCACGGCAGTTACACATGGCGCAGCCACCGCTAAGCTACCAGATTAAACAACTGGAAAATGATTTGGGCGTTGAGCTACTGCATCGGTCGGCCAACGGCGTCACCCTGACGCCCGCCGGTCAACTCTTGCGCGACTATGCGCGGCAGCTTTTGGACCTACGTGAGCGAGCGGACAGTCAAGTACGGTCGTTAGGCCAGGGATTGGCTGGCACGTTGTCGGTGGGGCTGATTTCATCATCGATTGGCGCCACGCCCAATGCCAAACTACGGACGTTAACCCGACACTATCCCAAAGTCCAACTACGATTATTTGAGGACAATACGTACGGCTTGATTGAGCGGCTGAATAAACATCTGATTGATGTTGCCATCGTTCGGACGCCATTTTCCGCGCCGGGTCTAGCCAGCAAGGAACTTGTGACGGAAAATATGGTGGCCGTGGTTCCTCAGAAATACGATCACTTTGCCGGTGCGACCCTACAAGTCGCCGATCTGGCCGACGTGCCGCTGATCATTTACCGCCGATTCGAACAGGTCTTTCAGACGACCTTTGCCGAGCAGAAAATGCAGCCCTTTATCGCCTGTACCTGTGATGATGCCCGCACGGCGGTCCAGTGGGCGGACGCGCGGATGGGCGTGGCGGTCGTTCCCCAGACGGTGGCCGAAGAGATCAGCGGCGCCACCACGGCGATTCGACCGATTCGCTACCGTCCGTGGCGCACAACTTTAAAGCTGGTGTGGCCGGCTGAAATTAAACCCAGTCCGCTGTTGCAGCGCTTTATTGATAGTTATTAG
- a CDS encoding sulfite exporter TauE/SafE family protein → MIQKALIMIGVGIFAGIAGAILGIGGGMIITPILTLGMGLNIKYAIGASIIAVIATSSGSTIAYLRDNVLNLRVAMFLEIATTIGAIVGALLTGVLDPKYLYLLFGCLLVFSGWNMYRKLRRGQEVLQRVEPDKIASKLKLNGTYYDKAEMKDIDYQVENVPAGFSVMFGAGVASGLLGIGSGAFKVMAMDTFMKMPLKPSSSTSNLMMGVTAAASATVYFFNGSILPGIAVPMALGILGGAVIGSRIMQVLPARWIRMVFIPIILYIGIEMLLKGLGVHF, encoded by the coding sequence ATGATTCAAAAAGCCTTAATCATGATTGGCGTGGGCATCTTTGCCGGGATCGCCGGTGCTATTCTGGGCATCGGTGGGGGCATGATCATCACGCCAATTCTCACCCTGGGGATGGGCTTAAATATTAAATATGCTATCGGGGCCAGCATCATCGCCGTGATTGCCACGAGTTCGGGGTCCACGATTGCTTATTTACGGGATAATGTCCTGAACCTACGGGTGGCGATGTTTCTGGAAATTGCGACGACCATCGGAGCTATCGTTGGTGCGTTGCTGACTGGTGTCTTGGACCCCAAGTATCTGTACCTTCTGTTCGGATGTCTGCTGGTCTTCTCCGGGTGGAACATGTATCGTAAGCTACGGCGGGGGCAGGAAGTTCTGCAGCGCGTGGAGCCCGACAAGATTGCCAGTAAGCTCAAGCTCAATGGCACTTACTATGACAAGGCCGAGATGAAAGATATCGACTATCAAGTTGAAAACGTTCCGGCCGGCTTCTCCGTGATGTTTGGCGCCGGGGTGGCCAGTGGTCTTCTGGGGATTGGTTCTGGGGCCTTCAAGGTCATGGCGATGGACACCTTCATGAAGATGCCGCTCAAGCCGTCCAGCTCGACCTCTAATCTGATGATGGGGGTCACGGCGGCGGCCAGTGCCACGGTGTACTTCTTTAACGGGTCCATTTTGCCCGGTATCGCGGTTCCAATGGCCTTGGGGATTCTGGGCGGTGCCGTGATTGGTTCACGGATCATGCAGGTGCTACCCGCACGGTGGATTCGCATGGTCTTCATCCCCATTATTCTGTATATCGGAATTGAAATGTTACTGAAAGGATTGGGGGTTCACTTCTAA
- a CDS encoding YjzD family protein has protein sequence MKWLASNLVVIFWAVIFGEVVGYIAGTLKAMTYDPTTIGITMAVVAVIAVNGITLLGRSDVKTSEGK, from the coding sequence GTGAAGTGGTTAGCATCTAATTTAGTCGTGATTTTTTGGGCAGTTATCTTCGGTGAAGTCGTTGGTTACATCGCTGGTACCTTGAAGGCAATGACCTACGATCCAACGACTATCGGCATCACGATGGCCGTGGTCGCCGTTATCGCCGTCAATGGGATTACATTACTCGGCCGTAGCGACGTCAAGACTTCTGAAGGTAAATAA